One Pleurocapsa sp. PCC 7327 DNA segment encodes these proteins:
- a CDS encoding cytochrome c oxidase subunit II — MKLRRILTLIAIALILTAVSLWIGRQSYSWLPPQASAESQLVDNLFSFLVTLGAFIFLGVTGVVIYSVIFYRAGRYDISDGPPIEGNVTLEVVWTAIPLLLVFWIATYSYQTYEKMAIKGPMEIAHLHMPMEMEPAYAAPMDEMSDPIENIDVTAKQWAWVFHYPEKDITSSELHLPVNRRVRLALRSQDVIHGFYIPAFRVKQDMIPQRTIDFEFTPIRLGKYRLRDSQYSGTYFAAMQTDVVVESLENYHEWLTEAANRKPSPAPNQAAAEYAVREKSAWATIVPVEPPIVNYHP; from the coding sequence GTGAAACTGAGAAGAATTTTGACGCTGATAGCGATCGCCCTTATTTTAACCGCTGTCAGTCTGTGGATCGGACGGCAGTCATACTCTTGGCTTCCTCCTCAAGCGTCTGCCGAATCTCAACTGGTAGATAATTTGTTTAGTTTTTTGGTGACCCTGGGCGCATTTATCTTTCTTGGCGTTACGGGAGTAGTAATTTATTCCGTTATCTTTTATCGGGCAGGGAGATACGATATCAGCGATGGACCGCCCATTGAAGGCAATGTCACCCTAGAAGTAGTTTGGACAGCAATTCCTTTGCTACTGGTATTTTGGATTGCTACCTACAGCTATCAAACCTATGAAAAGATGGCAATTAAAGGTCCGATGGAAATTGCCCACCTGCATATGCCGATGGAAATGGAACCAGCCTACGCTGCGCCAATGGATGAAATGAGCGACCCCATTGAAAATATCGATGTGACGGCTAAACAGTGGGCTTGGGTTTTTCACTATCCAGAGAAAGATATTACCAGCAGCGAACTCCACTTACCCGTCAATCGTCGCGTTCGTTTGGCTTTGCGATCGCAAGATGTAATACACGGCTTTTACATTCCGGCGTTTCGAGTCAAGCAAGATATGATCCCCCAACGTACCATCGACTTTGAGTTTACACCCATTCGTCTCGGTAAATATCGACTGCGCGATTCTCAATATAGCGGGACTTATTTTGCAGCAATGCAGACAGATGTCGTGGTTGAATCCCTCGAAAATTACCATGAATGGCTGACGGAAGCGGCTAACCGTAAACCGTCTCCTGCCCCCAATCAAGCTGCCGCAGAATATGCCGTTAGAGAGAAATCCGCTTGGGCAACCATCGTTCCTGTCGAACCACCCATCGTTAACTATCATCCTTAA
- a CDS encoding DUF2231 domain-containing protein — protein sequence MSLGANGLPYPIPIHPNLVHLTLGLFIIGIAFDIVGVLFPFEKPIFKYLAIPATRFNFFDVGWYNMLASAIVTFFTVAAGFYEIMLADPPTEIESAWGLDAMETMLWHGVGGVILLAAIAGMTVWRGFQRYLWRSDTSQQVQWSYLLVGLVIMFVMYLHGTLGAQLAAEFGVHNTAGNLLRMGQDPNLLLK from the coding sequence ATGAGTTTAGGTGCAAACGGACTGCCCTACCCTATTCCCATTCATCCGAATTTAGTACATCTAACTCTAGGACTGTTCATCATTGGCATTGCCTTCGATATTGTCGGGGTGCTGTTTCCCTTTGAAAAACCCATTTTCAAGTATCTGGCGATTCCTGCGACTCGTTTCAATTTCTTTGATGTGGGTTGGTACAATATGCTAGCTTCGGCGATCGTGACCTTTTTTACCGTAGCAGCCGGGTTTTATGAAATCATGCTGGCAGATCCGCCGACGGAGATCGAGAGTGCTTGGGGTTTGGATGCCATGGAAACCATGCTCTGGCACGGGGTTGGAGGGGTTATCTTATTAGCAGCGATCGCAGGCATGACTGTCTGGCGAGGCTTTCAACGTTATCTTTGGCGCAGCGATACTAGCCAACAAGTGCAGTGGAGCTATTTGCTAGTAGGATTGGTCATTATGTTTGTGATGTACCTTCATGGTACATTGGGAGCGCAATTAGCTGCCGAGTTTGGCGTTCATAATACGGCGGGTAATTTGTTGCGAATGGGACAAGACCCCAATTTGTTACTCAAGTGA
- a CDS encoding DUF2231 domain-containing protein — protein sequence MFENLLPPLNDHNLPYADTIHPIVVHFVIAMVLFAFFCDVLGYFTRNEKLYEVSWWNMFFATISIFIAIIFGQIEAGLALAYNAVEPVLNLHTLIGWSLSGILAAITGWRYVIRLRDRKTIPIAYLGTGFFLTCLVLFQVYLGDELVWVYGLHTVPVVEAVKEGIL from the coding sequence ATGTTTGAGAATCTTTTGCCACCCCTTAACGACCACAATTTACCCTATGCCGACACCATTCATCCCATTGTGGTTCATTTTGTCATTGCAATGGTGTTGTTTGCTTTCTTCTGCGATGTCCTTGGCTATTTCACCCGTAACGAAAAGCTGTACGAGGTGAGTTGGTGGAATATGTTTTTTGCGACAATTTCCATCTTTATTGCCATTATCTTCGGTCAAATTGAAGCGGGACTGGCACTAGCTTACAATGCCGTCGAACCAGTGCTAAATTTACATACCCTGATTGGCTGGTCGCTTTCGGGAATTCTAGCGGCAATTACGGGTTGGCGATATGTAATTCGGTTGCGCGATCGGAAAACTATCCCAATTGCTTATCTGGGGACGGGTTTTTTCTTAACCTGTCTGGTGTTATTCCAAGTATATCTCGGCGACGAACTGGTCTGGGTATATGGGTTGCATACAGTCCCAGTGGTAGAAGCTGTCAAGGAGGGAATTTTGTAA
- a CDS encoding ISKra4-like element ISPle2 family transposase, which produces MNNFQSILSQINETLNSLPDWNNLSEFVSEFHDIWLKLGNFVQQQLVQARIEEKERLYSTPRTIWSKSYYTPLGEISIKRRVYQTSDGLKVKVDEELGLPKDKWLPMVLELACALGISSEFPNSHQLFPRWTHLELTEKTLANQVEKTGNILQSQEFSFDHQQMPSRAPESTNSDSSKSDLLYVGVDGVMTPLNQKQGYKEAKVGVIFWSKDHQKIKGKRGKIRRREYVATLKSRKEFKNRVFQLYNQLAGQKATNTVVIGDGAHWIWSMAQEQFPGSIEILDFFHLSEYVWAVAKAAYPKGEQQQKDWVKIQQQLLKKSQWQTVIHNSHKLKRNKKDLIEAITDLERYLTNNQSRIDYQSYLKAGLMIGSGVVESSNRRVVTQRLKQAGMHWSAFGAEGVMALRAAYLSNSNRWLNFWSRESRMFLTS; this is translated from the coding sequence ATGAATAACTTCCAGTCAATTCTGTCCCAAATTAATGAAACACTCAATTCATTACCAGACTGGAATAATTTATCCGAGTTTGTCAGTGAATTTCATGATATCTGGCTAAAATTGGGAAATTTTGTGCAACAACAATTAGTACAAGCGCGTATTGAAGAAAAAGAACGGTTATACTCTACTCCGAGAACCATCTGGTCGAAAAGCTACTATACACCATTAGGTGAAATAAGTATTAAGCGCAGAGTTTATCAAACATCTGATGGTTTGAAAGTAAAAGTTGATGAAGAGTTGGGATTGCCAAAAGATAAATGGTTGCCAATGGTTTTAGAATTAGCTTGTGCCTTGGGGATTAGTAGTGAATTCCCCAATTCTCATCAACTTTTTCCAAGATGGACTCATCTTGAATTAACGGAAAAAACCCTTGCCAATCAAGTTGAAAAGACAGGAAATATTCTACAATCACAAGAATTTAGTTTCGACCATCAACAAATGCCTAGTAGAGCGCCTGAATCTACAAATTCAGATTCATCTAAATCAGATTTATTATATGTGGGAGTTGATGGAGTCATGACTCCCCTTAATCAAAAACAGGGCTATAAAGAAGCCAAAGTCGGTGTAATTTTTTGGAGTAAAGACCATCAAAAAATTAAGGGTAAAAGAGGGAAAATACGTCGAAGAGAATATGTCGCAACTTTAAAATCACGTAAGGAATTTAAGAATAGAGTATTCCAATTATATAATCAACTAGCAGGTCAAAAAGCTACAAATACAGTAGTTATTGGTGATGGCGCACATTGGATTTGGTCAATGGCACAGGAACAATTTCCTGGTTCAATAGAAATTCTCGATTTTTTTCATCTCTCAGAATATGTTTGGGCAGTAGCTAAAGCAGCTTATCCAAAAGGGGAACAACAACAAAAAGATTGGGTGAAAATTCAACAGCAATTGCTGAAAAAATCTCAGTGGCAAACTGTTATTCACAATTCTCATAAATTAAAAAGAAACAAGAAAGATTTAATCGAAGCGATTACTGACCTAGAGCGTTATTTAACTAATAATCAAAGTCGAATTGATTATCAATCCTATTTAAAAGCCGGGTTAATGATTGGTTCAGGTGTAGTTGAAAGTTCCAATCGTCGTGTAGTTACTCAAAGATTAAAACAAGCAGGAATGCACTGGTCAGCTTTTGGAGCAGAAGGAGTTATGGCTTTGAGGGCAGCTTATTTAAGTAATTCAAACCGTTGGTTAAATTTTTGGTCGCGAGAGAGTAGAATGTTTTTAACAAGTTAG
- a CDS encoding DUF4258 domain-containing protein, with amino-acid sequence MEIRRKVTSNKFEFSNHAVEQFITHQIQINEIKEVVANGQLIRDYSNDKHNPSYLIFGLTQAQRPIHIKFSCYTRPLIKIIAVYEPNPERWDNNFTMRRSHRNDE; translated from the coding sequence ATGGAAATTCGCCGAAAGGTTACTAGCAATAAATTTGAGTTTTCCAATCATGCTGTGGAGCAGTTCATAACGCATCAGATTCAAATCAATGAAATTAAAGAGGTAGTTGCTAATGGACAGCTAATTAGAGACTATTCCAATGATAAGCATAATCCAAGTTATCTTATTTTTGGCTTGACACAAGCTCAACGCCCAATTCATATCAAGTTTAGCTGTTATACTCGACCTCTTATTAAAATTATTGCGGTGTACGAACCTAACCCTGAACGATGGGATAACAACTTTACAATGAGGAGAAGTCATAGAAATGACGAGTAA
- the tnpA gene encoding IS200/IS605 family transposase, whose amino-acid sequence MRTVDNHYNHAVGLATVHLVGIPCRRRRVFASNEPLKLRCIEIFQSVANDKKWIIKALEVAPAHIHLLVEYEPHHSISQVVKAFKGRSSQILRQEFPELLRLPSLWTHSYMFDTTGKISTQKVLEYINDPHHG is encoded by the coding sequence ATGAGAACTGTTGATAATCACTACAATCACGCTGTTGGATTAGCTACTGTTCATTTGGTTGGGATACCGTGTAGACGTAGAAGGGTTTTTGCTAGCAATGAACCCTTGAAGCTTCGATGTATTGAGATATTCCAGTCTGTTGCCAATGACAAGAAATGGATTATCAAGGCATTAGAAGTTGCTCCAGCTCACATCCATTTATTAGTTGAATACGAGCCGCATCATTCAATCTCTCAAGTAGTTAAAGCTTTTAAGGGGAGATCGTCACAAATACTAAGACAAGAGTTTCCAGAATTGTTAAGATTGCCTAGCTTGTGGACACACTCTTATATGTTTGATACGACTGGAAAAATTAGTACTCAGAAAGTTTTGGAATACATTAATGACCCCCATCATGGATGA
- a CDS encoding Uma2 family endonuclease, which produces METITIPRGFRVTPEQFEQLAQAEQLARMELTKDGELIIMSPTGGTAGRKNSRLTQQLRNWADRDGTGEVFDSSTVFALPNGARRSPDASWIKLERWNQLTQAQQDGFPPLAPDFVIELISPSDLKNQRYEDLQAKMQEYLDNGVQLGWLIEPDTKTVEIYRSGQQVKILNNPQTLSGEDVLPGFILDLSEIL; this is translated from the coding sequence ATGGAAACCATTACTATTCCTAGAGGATTTCGAGTAACTCCAGAACAATTCGAGCAACTAGCACAAGCCGAACAACTAGCACGAATGGAGTTAACTAAAGATGGAGAATTAATTATCATGAGTCCGACGGGTGGAACAGCAGGAAGAAAGAATAGCCGTTTAACCCAGCAACTAAGAAACTGGGCAGATCGAGACGGTACAGGAGAAGTATTTGATTCTTCTACAGTATTTGCTTTACCCAATGGTGCGAGAAGAAGTCCTGATGCTAGTTGGATTAAATTAGAAAGGTGGAATCAACTAACTCAAGCACAACAAGATGGCTTTCCTCCCCTTGCTCCTGATTTTGTGATTGAATTGATAAGTCCTAGTGATTTAAAAAATCAACGATATGAAGATTTACAGGCAAAGATGCAAGAATATTTAGATAATGGCGTTCAACTTGGTTGGTTAATCGAACCCGATACAAAAACAGTAGAAATATATCGCTCTGGGCAACAAGTAAAGATTTTAAATAATCCTCAAACTCTATCAGGAGAAGATGTCTTACCTGGATTTATTTTAGATTTAAGTGAAATTCTTTGA
- the rocD gene encoding ornithine--oxo-acid transaminase, whose translation MSITNILLQKREIPSQKTQDYIDLESKYGANNYHPLDVVIAKGKGVWVWDIEGNKYLDFLSAYSALNQGHCHPKILQAMVEQASKVTLTSRAFRNDRLGAFYQKLAQISGLPKVLPMNSGAEAVETALKAVRKWAYQIKGIPENQAEIIVCDNNFAGRTIGIVSFSTEAQYKEGFGPFTPGFKVIPFGDAEALVKAITPHTAAFLVEPIQGEGGIIVPPAGFLKAAEQICRDNRVLLILDEIQTGLGRTGKMFAHQYEDVKPDGITVGKALSGGFYPISAFISTEEVIGIFNPGDHGSTFGGNPLAAAIGNAALDVIVEEKLSERAAIVGEYFQAKLRSLNSPYIKEVRGKGLLIGVELHPEAGGARCFCKALAKEGLLAKETRDSVIRFAPPLVISTEEIDWAMERISKILTV comes from the coding sequence ATGTCAATAACTAATATTCTCCTGCAAAAGCGGGAAATTCCCTCTCAAAAGACCCAGGATTACATCGACCTAGAATCAAAGTATGGAGCAAACAATTATCATCCTCTAGACGTTGTTATTGCTAAAGGAAAAGGCGTTTGGGTATGGGATATAGAAGGTAATAAATACTTAGATTTTCTAAGTGCTTACTCGGCTTTAAACCAAGGTCATTGTCATCCCAAAATCTTGCAAGCAATGGTAGAACAAGCTAGCAAAGTTACTTTGACTTCTCGTGCTTTTCGTAACGATCGGTTGGGAGCATTCTATCAAAAGCTGGCTCAAATTTCTGGATTGCCCAAAGTTTTGCCGATGAATAGCGGTGCTGAAGCGGTAGAAACTGCTCTCAAAGCTGTCAGAAAATGGGCTTATCAAATCAAGGGAATACCAGAAAATCAAGCAGAAATTATTGTCTGCGATAATAACTTTGCCGGACGGACGATCGGGATCGTTAGTTTTTCGACAGAAGCTCAGTATAAAGAGGGTTTTGGTCCTTTTACTCCTGGGTTTAAAGTCATTCCTTTTGGCGATGCCGAGGCTCTTGTAAAAGCAATTACACCCCATACAGCAGCTTTTTTAGTCGAACCAATTCAGGGAGAGGGAGGAATTATTGTTCCGCCTGCGGGATTTTTAAAGGCAGCCGAACAAATCTGTCGAGACAATCGAGTTTTACTAATTTTGGATGAAATTCAAACTGGATTGGGAAGAACGGGTAAAATGTTTGCCCATCAATACGAAGATGTCAAACCAGATGGCATCACGGTAGGAAAAGCTTTATCGGGGGGATTTTATCCCATCTCTGCCTTTATTTCTACTGAAGAAGTGATAGGAATCTTTAACCCTGGAGATCACGGCAGTACCTTTGGCGGCAATCCTCTAGCTGCTGCGATTGGCAATGCTGCTTTGGATGTTATTGTCGAAGAAAAATTATCAGAAAGGGCTGCAATTGTCGGAGAATATTTCCAAGCAAAATTGCGATCGCTAAATAGCCCTTATATCAAAGAAGTGCGGGGGAAAGGCTTGCTAATTGGGGTAGAGTTACATCCAGAAGCTGGCGGAGCGCGATGCTTTTGTAAAGCCTTAGCCAAAGAAGGATTATTAGCCAAAGAGACGCGAGATAGCGTGATTCGTTTTGCTCCACCTTTAGTAATTTCTACTGAAGAAATAGATTGGGCAATGGAGAGAATCTCTAAAATCTTGACAGTGTAA
- a CDS encoding chlorophyll a/b-binding protein yields MTARGYKIEEGNRLNNFAVEPKMYVDETVQAGFTEYAEKLNGRLAMIGFVSLLVLEIITGHGIVGWLTSL; encoded by the coding sequence ATGACAGCACGCGGATACAAAATCGAAGAAGGCAACCGACTCAACAACTTTGCCGTCGAACCCAAAATGTACGTTGATGAAACCGTTCAAGCTGGCTTTACCGAATACGCCGAAAAACTTAACGGTCGCCTGGCAATGATTGGATTCGTCTCGCTTTTAGTCCTCGAAATAATTACCGGACATGGCATCGTTGGATGGTTAACCAGTCTGTAG
- a CDS encoding glycosyltransferase: MILVTVGTEKFPFNRLMQWVDLLLKEGFISAEEEVIVQYGSCTIVPDKVKGYFLLPTNEFQNLLKKARLVIAHCGEGTIDVLAKNSVPFILVPRSDRFGEHVDDHQIELAEVLAEQGIPIAYCPGDLARFVLSPQAVRVSKVPADSYAYASSLLDQRFGSNPAAEEPVLGWQDYLFGFWQKLTVKRPIFSN; encoded by the coding sequence ATGATTTTAGTCACAGTTGGTACGGAAAAGTTTCCTTTCAATCGCCTCATGCAGTGGGTTGACCTCCTCCTTAAAGAAGGTTTTATTTCAGCAGAAGAAGAAGTTATCGTTCAATATGGTTCTTGCACTATCGTTCCTGACAAAGTTAAAGGCTATTTCCTACTGCCTACTAATGAATTTCAAAATCTCCTCAAAAAGGCGCGTTTAGTTATCGCTCATTGTGGAGAAGGAACTATCGACGTACTAGCTAAAAATTCAGTGCCTTTTATTTTAGTTCCTCGCAGCGATCGCTTTGGCGAACACGTTGATGACCATCAAATCGAATTGGCAGAAGTTTTAGCCGAACAAGGCATTCCCATTGCCTATTGTCCTGGAGATTTAGCACGTTTTGTTCTCTCACCTCAAGCAGTTCGAGTTTCTAAGGTTCCTGCTGATTCTTATGCCTATGCTTCTTCTCTTCTCGACCAAAGATTTGGCTCCAATCCAGCGGCAGAAGAACCAGTTTTAGGCTGGCAGGATTATCTGTTTGGATTTTGGCAAAAACTAACTGTTAAACGTCCTATTTTCTCTAACTAA
- a CDS encoding DUF4114 domain-containing protein — MSQQLTSNPGIFTVGQAGIVSLDFLFDGGEYRGELAIFSLKGMENLEVGSTAFIKEAARRALSNSKLGYVAISDETEGAKFSAKLAWENDYNAGTYKGIKSFTMDAGDRFAIMLVPQGTVRELYNNPARTDNRRPLFSINTANPDNATQFYQLNDAKGMGNTLVFEDKTIPNGSDRDFNDITFQLIGATGEAASVDTVMPAGLDWRKTAVGKQIIDYASRPTYETGVFRVDASGQVGIDYLFDGGAYQGELAIFSLKGMENLKLDSPAFAQEAARRALSNSTLGHVVIQDSTDKAKFSAKYIWENDFNSGTYKGATTVAMNPGEDFAVMLVQNSTVQDLYNNINNMWSNGRLPIFSIPAANGSPNNRQMVDVTGKGDAFAMEDVRLSWGNQADRDYNDIIFKVIGAKGIAPLMNQEIDPGRDWSKSPVGKEMLQDITRPNFSGGVFDVGENGKVRIDFLYDGGWFNQSELAIFNLDGMEQFQVGSQAFIQEAARRALSNSTQGYVVIKDALEGAKFSDKVPWENAFNSGEYKGVKTFQMESRGHFAFMLVPNNSVAAIASNPNSIWQNGNMPIFSIPEANAPSKPIEMVKVGNRGTYAFEDVRMDRAVSDKDYNDLIIQVKGAQSDLPLIDNHINPNRDWRKTKVGTDITNYANRTEFETGVLITGSTGRVEVEFLYDGGAYKGEVGIFSLAGMDSYEPGSEAFIREATRRVRSNSAQGYIVVQDSLEGAKFTGGIDWEGNFNQGSFQGIKVLNLNPNDSFGIMQVPNGTIAEVANNPKLDGAKRPLFSILDANPAYGFQIGKIDMAGGSTIVSLEDQRLDGKSDRDYNDIILRFKGVEVSADPLDRVMASGKDWRATVMGGKLFDYVNARDKNNTTPEAFGEQSGLYLHGTRNNRPPAKVRVS; from the coding sequence ATGTCACAGCAACTAACATCTAATCCAGGTATTTTTACAGTCGGACAAGCGGGAATAGTCTCTTTAGATTTTCTCTTTGATGGAGGGGAATATCGCGGAGAATTAGCTATTTTTAGCTTAAAAGGCATGGAGAATTTAGAAGTCGGTTCGACAGCTTTTATTAAAGAAGCTGCGCGTCGTGCCCTCAGCAATTCTAAGTTAGGCTATGTCGCTATCTCTGACGAGACAGAAGGGGCAAAATTCAGTGCCAAACTTGCTTGGGAAAACGATTACAATGCTGGCACTTATAAAGGGATCAAAAGCTTTACCATGGATGCAGGCGATCGCTTTGCTATCATGTTAGTTCCTCAGGGAACAGTGCGGGAACTCTACAACAATCCTGCTCGCACCGACAATCGCCGTCCGCTGTTTTCCATTAATACCGCTAACCCAGACAACGCCACTCAGTTTTATCAACTCAATGATGCGAAGGGAATGGGCAATACCTTAGTCTTTGAAGATAAAACTATCCCCAACGGTTCGGATCGCGATTTCAACGATATCACTTTTCAACTCATCGGCGCGACGGGAGAAGCCGCCAGCGTAGATACAGTTATGCCTGCGGGTTTAGACTGGCGCAAGACAGCAGTGGGCAAGCAAATTATCGACTATGCTAGTCGTCCTACCTACGAAACGGGAGTCTTTCGCGTCGATGCTAGCGGACAAGTCGGTATCGATTATCTCTTCGACGGGGGAGCTTATCAAGGGGAATTGGCAATTTTCAGCCTCAAGGGGATGGAAAACCTGAAACTCGACTCCCCAGCTTTTGCCCAGGAAGCGGCACGGAGGGCTTTAAGCAATTCTACCCTGGGTCATGTCGTCATTCAAGACAGTACTGACAAAGCTAAGTTCAGTGCCAAGTACATTTGGGAAAATGATTTTAATAGCGGAACCTATAAGGGCGCAACAACCGTTGCCATGAATCCTGGCGAGGATTTTGCAGTGATGTTGGTGCAAAACAGTACCGTACAGGATCTTTACAACAATATCAATAATATGTGGAGCAACGGTCGCTTGCCCATCTTTTCCATTCCCGCCGCCAATGGTTCTCCCAACAATCGCCAGATGGTGGACGTGACAGGTAAGGGCGATGCTTTTGCAATGGAAGACGTGCGTCTGAGTTGGGGAAACCAAGCGGATAGGGACTACAACGATATCATCTTTAAAGTGATAGGTGCCAAGGGGATCGCGCCTTTGATGAATCAAGAGATCGATCCCGGCCGGGACTGGAGTAAGTCTCCCGTCGGTAAAGAGATGCTTCAGGATATTACTCGTCCTAACTTTAGTGGTGGTGTCTTTGATGTTGGCGAAAATGGTAAAGTTCGCATCGATTTTCTCTACGACGGCGGTTGGTTCAACCAAAGCGAACTCGCGATCTTTAATCTTGATGGCATGGAACAATTTCAAGTCGGTTCCCAAGCCTTCATCCAAGAAGCGGCGAGAAGAGCATTGAGTAATTCTACGCAAGGTTATGTGGTTATTAAAGACGCGCTAGAAGGGGCGAAATTCTCTGACAAAGTGCCGTGGGAAAACGCTTTTAACAGTGGTGAATATAAGGGAGTCAAAACCTTTCAAATGGAGTCGAGAGGTCACTTTGCTTTCATGCTAGTACCGAATAACTCCGTCGCTGCGATCGCGAGTAATCCCAATTCGATCTGGCAAAACGGCAATATGCCGATTTTCTCCATTCCCGAAGCCAACGCCCCTAGCAAACCCATAGAGATGGTTAAAGTTGGCAACCGAGGAACATACGCCTTCGAGGACGTGCGGATGGATCGCGCTGTTTCTGATAAGGATTATAACGACCTCATTATTCAGGTTAAAGGCGCACAAAGCGATCTGCCTCTTATCGACAACCACATTAATCCCAATCGGGACTGGCGCAAGACAAAAGTCGGCACGGATATTACTAACTACGCCAACCGCACCGAGTTTGAAACTGGCGTTTTAATTACTGGTAGTACGGGTAGAGTCGAAGTCGAATTCCTCTACGACGGCGGTGCTTACAAAGGCGAAGTCGGTATTTTTAGCCTGGCAGGAATGGATAGCTACGAACCCGGATCCGAAGCTTTCATCCGCGAAGCAACCCGACGAGTACGAAGCAACTCAGCGCAAGGTTACATCGTCGTACAAGATTCCTTAGAAGGGGCTAAATTTACTGGCGGAATCGACTGGGAAGGCAACTTTAACCAGGGGAGTTTCCAAGGGATTAAGGTGCTGAATCTGAATCCGAACGATAGTTTCGGCATCATGCAAGTTCCTAATGGTACGATCGCGGAAGTCGCCAACAATCCCAAACTCGACGGTGCCAAACGCCCTCTCTTCTCCATCCTCGATGCTAATCCTGCCTACGGCTTCCAGATTGGCAAGATTGATATGGCGGGAGGATCGACTATTGTTTCTCTCGAAGACCAACGCTTAGATGGAAAGAGCGATCGCGATTACAACGATATCATCCTCCGCTTCAAAGGCGTAGAAGTCTCTGCCGATCCTCTAGATCGCGTAATGGCTTCTGGCAAAGACTGGCGCGCTACCGTCATGGGAGGGAAACTGTTTGATTACGTCAACGCGCGGGATAAAAATAACACTACTCCAGAAGCATTTGGCGAACAGTCAGGTCTTTACCTACACGGAACTCGCAACAATAGACCTCCAGCAAAAGTCAGAGTAAGTTAG
- a CDS encoding type II toxin-antitoxin system VapB family antitoxin — protein MQITLNLDDSLVNEVFYLTNLTTHEELINLALQELVRSRRKKNLLDLAGQIQFAPDFDHKALRETRHAAD, from the coding sequence ATGCAAATCACTCTCAATCTCGATGACTCCCTTGTCAACGAAGTGTTTTATCTTACTAACCTCACAACCCACGAAGAACTAATTAACCTTGCTCTACAAGAACTTGTTCGATCGCGCCGCAAGAAAAACCTTCTCGATCTCGCTGGACAAATACAGTTTGCTCCAGATTTCGACCATAAAGCCCTGCGCGAAACTCGTCATGCTGCTGATTGA
- a CDS encoding sugar transferase, whose product MTYSALNNDCYLINCDCPPDSATSGNRACLIQLPERFTLPEASLLEKKFKSIIHANSTSKKIILDFAQTTWIDSSGLLCLKQLVRVASTVGVDIVSWSFSPQIKTLLSRSGCDRLFESESETEAIWQQENSQNRAIHPSVNSRIKRLFDILGALAGLAITAVIFIPIAIAIQLDNPGPIFYSQIRCGYMGKPFRIWKFRSMVVNADRLQEQVENQTNSGFFFKNKNDPRITKVGRFLRKTSLDEFPQFWNVLKGEMSLVGTRPPTIEEVNKYEISYGQRLNIKPGLTGEWQVNGRSKIVDFEEVVRLDLKYQRNWSFLYDFKLILKTIIVIFSKESGAC is encoded by the coding sequence ATGACTTATTCAGCTTTAAATAACGATTGCTATCTTATTAACTGCGATTGCCCTCCGGACAGCGCCACGAGTGGCAATCGCGCTTGCTTAATTCAACTCCCCGAACGCTTCACGCTACCTGAAGCCAGTTTATTAGAAAAAAAATTTAAAAGTATTATTCACGCTAATTCTACCTCTAAAAAAATTATTCTAGATTTTGCTCAAACAACCTGGATTGATAGTAGCGGACTGCTTTGTCTGAAACAACTTGTTCGAGTGGCTTCAACTGTTGGAGTTGATATAGTGAGTTGGAGTTTTTCTCCTCAAATTAAAACGCTTTTATCTCGTTCTGGATGCGATCGCCTCTTCGAAAGCGAGTCAGAAACCGAAGCAATTTGGCAACAAGAAAACAGCCAAAATCGGGCGATTCATCCTTCAGTTAATTCTCGTATCAAGCGTTTATTTGATATATTAGGAGCTTTAGCTGGTTTAGCGATTACAGCAGTTATTTTTATTCCCATTGCGATCGCGATTCAATTAGACAATCCTGGCCCGATTTTTTACAGTCAAATCCGTTGCGGTTACATGGGAAAACCTTTTCGGATTTGGAAGTTTCGATCGATGGTTGTTAATGCCGATCGCCTACAAGAACAAGTAGAAAACCAGACGAATAGCGGTTTTTTCTTCAAAAATAAAAATGACCCTCGCATTACTAAAGTCGGTCGCTTTTTAAGAAAAACAAGTTTAGATGAATTTCCTCAATTTTGGAACGTCCTTAAAGGAGAAATGAGTCTGGTGGGAACGCGACCTCCAACTATCGAAGAAGTTAACAAATATGAAATTTCTTACGGACAGCGTCTCAATATCAAACCGGGGTTGACGGGGGAATGGCAAGTCAATGGTCGCTCTAAGATTGTAGACTTTGAAGAAGTGGTGCGTTTAGACTTAAAATATCAACGAAATTGGAGTTTTCTCTACGATTTTAAACTTATCCTTAAAACAATTATTGTCATTTTTAGCAAAGAAAGTGGCGCTTGTTAA